In Armatimonadota bacterium, the genomic stretch AAGTTCGACGCCAAAGATAGTGCGGAGCTCGAATTTGGCGACCGGGCTTCGATGCTCGATGGAGGCTCCATGTTCTTGGTTGATGTTCTCACCAGCCTCTCCGTGAGCTACAAAGGCTTCAAAGGCACCTACGAGAACCTTGAATACGAGGGCTGGATGCCAACCCCAAACCATTGCAACGAAGGATCACCGCTTAGCGAACAGATTCCCGGACGCTATGGCGTGGCCCTCAGCAAAGATCAGAAGACCTTGGCACTCGCAATGAATGTGGGAGACGGAGGAGTCGGAGCCGAATTCGTGATGATTCTAACGAACAGCAAAGCCACGCTCTACAAGTTTGATAGCGGGGATCCACGACCGAACTTACAACCTTGGGCAGAGAAGTGCCTCGCTGACTACCTCAAAGGTGCGCCGCGATGATCCTCGCCCTCCTGCTCCAGTCCAACCTCGCCACCGCCTGGCCAGATCTGCCGAATCCAACCGCTTGCTGGAGCGATGGGACACATTACAAACTCGTCCTCGCCCCAACCCACATCCAAGGCGAACCCCACCTCCTCAAGCTCCGCATCCAAAAATGCGGAAGAAAGACCAAAACAATCATCATCGACGACTCTCCTGGCTACTACGAACAACTCGCCATCTGCCCCCGCCCCGGCGGAGTCCTCATCGCCGGAGCTCCCTGGCGTAACGTCCGATTCTGGGCAGTCGATCGAGCAAGGCAACTCTGGACAATCCCTCTCATGCTTTCCAGCGATGAGGGGCTAATAGGCGTCAATAAACAGGGGATTGTCTACCTTGAGTCGGAACGGCGACAGGACTCCACAGAGATTTTCCGATTGAGAGTCTTCAGCGCGAAAAAGCTTGACCTAGTCGATTACCAACCCTAACAGATTTTTAACCCGACGACAGTAGCGAAAAGAAGTTACCGCCCAAACAACCCCGACGCCCCCGGAACCTTCGCGATAGTCGCGTTCCGAGCGTCCATGTCCCCCTTCGCATCCCCCAGGAAGCAAACAATCACGACAAATCGCCCGGAATCATCCCGAGCAATCCCCACGTCGTTTGTCGCCACCGCCATCCCGTTCCAGGTTCCCGAGGAGCCCGTCTTGTGACCAAACTTCCAGGGAGCGGGAACGCTATTCGCGAGCCGCTCGGGATAGGTCTGAGTGCCTTCCATCACCTTCAAAAGCTCCTCCGTCGAACTCTTGCTCAGCAGCTTGCCCGTCGCCAGCTTCACGAGCAAATACCCAAATCCCCGAGGCGTCGCCGTGTCGCGCGGGTCGGCCATGTATCGCTTCTGTGCTGCTGTCCGAGCCTTTGGCGACATGGCGGCGACCTCCTTATCATAAACACCCTCGACCCGAAACGAAGGCTTCCACTTCACCCCAACCGTCTCGCATTGCAAGATCCGCTCCGTCCGATCCACGCGAACCCCTGTGATCCCCTTCCGGCGCAAAAACGACTGAACGACCCCAATTCCTCCGAGCTTATCGACTAACACATCCACTGCCATCGAATCGCTCTGCTGAACCGCGAGCTCAATCAACTCGCGAACCGTCACAACCGTCGTTTTCCCCGGTCCAACCCGCGCCGCCAGTGGCTGATGGCTCATCGACATATCCTCGTACCCCACAGTGAACTTAGTCGCCAAACTCAGCTTTCCCCGATCAATGGCATCAAACGCCGCCATCGCAGCCACCAGCTTCATCACGCTCTGGAGCGAGAACCTTTCGTCAGGACGGCTCGCAACCACCCGCTTCCCATCGGTAACGAATGCGCCGAGACGGCCAGATGTTGCAGCATCCAGTTGGGCAAGGCTCGGTGAGGATTTCTGAGTCGTGACTAGCGTCGCGAGGAGGTAACTGGCAAGCATCTCAATCGGTAGCTTACGAGCTTTTTTCACGAGAGGATTCACAAAATCCCAATCTTGCTGTAGAATGCTAATCCCGGCGTAGCGATGTTGCCTTCCGGTCCCGCAAAGAGTGCGGACGTTAGGCACAGTCATGTATCAGGTAGAGCGCAATGGTCGGATGATTCTGGAAGCAGATGCCTGCGGAATCGGTTTTCTCGCTTCGCGAAAGGGCGTCGCCCAAAGGCGCGTCGTCGAACAAGCAATCGAGCTAACCAAGAACTTTGACCACCGGGGGGCGCCCGGCCACGGCTCCGGATTCCAAATCGACATCCCCTGGGGCCTCCTGCTCGACCGCTTCAAGGACCACACCAAGCTCGTCGCCCAACACGACGTCGCCCTCGGAATGTTCTTCCTCCCGTTCGACAGCAAGGTCCGCCAAAAGTGTATCGAAGAAGTCGAGCGCATCTCCGCGTTGGCCGGGGTGAGGGTCCTCGACTGGAAAGACGTCCCGGTCAATCCGTCCGCGTTGCCGGAAGGCTCGTCCGCCCTCCGAACCCTCCCCAGAGTCCGCCAAGCCCTCTTCAAGCGCCCCGACAACATGAGCGAGGAAGGCTGGTTCGCCTGCCGTTACCTCCTCCGTCTTGCGCTCGACGAAGCCATCACTGCCTTCGCCGGAGACGAATTCTCAATCTGCTCGCTCTCCAATCGAACCGTCGTCTACAAGGGCCTCTGCGACCTCTCCCGAATCGCCGACTTCTACACCGACCTCCAAAACGACGACTTCAAGAGCCGCTACGTCCTTTTCCACAGCCGCTACTGCACCAACACCACCACCGCCTGGCGACGCGCCCAGCCGTTCTGGTCCATCGCTCACAACGGCGAAATTTCGACGATCAACGGAAACGTCGCTTGGATGCAAGCCATCGGCAAAGACCTCGTCCGCAACCTCGTCGAGCGTTTCCCTTCGCTAGACACCCTTTCCCAACTGGTCAACTCCATCGTCTGTCCTCGAGGCTCTGACACCGCGAATCTTGACGACATGATGATCGCCCTCCTGGCGGGCGGAATGAGCTTTGAGCAAGCCATGCTTGGTCTTCTCCCGTCTGCGGAATCGGTGCTTGCTCAGGACGATCCGCTCAGAGATTTCTACAAAGCCGCCCGTGTTTATCTCGGAGCCTGTGATGGCCCTGCCGCCCTCGTGGGCTGCGACGGAGACGTCGCCGTAGCCCACCTCGACCGCAACGGTCTTCGTCCGCTCTGGGCGCAAGTCTCCAAAGACTTCGTCCTCGCCGTCTCCGAGCTCACCGGCACGATCGACATCGGCGAAATCGAGGAGCAACGCGTCCTCGGCCCCGGCGAAACCGTGCTCATCAACCTCAACAACGGCCGGGTCTCGATGGACGAAAAGGTCCGCGAAGAAGTCGCCCGTGAGCCCTTCCCATCCCCGGTCGCCCGAATCGCCCAAGCCAGCGCCGTCGAGCCAACGGAAAAACCAACCAAAGAAGACCTTCTCAGCTACCAACTCGCCTTCGGAATGACCAAGGAAGACATCGAAGTCCTCCTCGAACCAATGTCCAAAACCGGCAAACCTCCGCTGGGGGCAATGGGAGACGATACGCCAATGGCGGCGATGCTCGACACCCTCCCCCGGCGGATCGAAGACCACTTCAAGCTCCGCTTCGCCCAAGAAACCAGCCCCCCGATCGACCCCATTCGCGACGCTTGGGTATTCGACACCACAATCACCCTCGGCGACCGCTCTGGTCTCTGGCGAACCGCCTACGGCCGCCTCTACTCGTTTGACAATCCGATCCTGAGCTCAGGAGAAGTAAATTGGCTCAAAGTCCAGCCATCGGTCGCCAAAATCTCCCTCCTAGTCTCCTTCGGCGACGATCTCGAAGACGCGATGGACAAGAAGCTCAAGGAAGCAATGGAAGCCGCAGAAGGCACCAACGTCCTCCTCATCACCGACGTTGCTCCCACCCACAACCAAATCGCCCTCTCCTCGCTGAGATTTGTCTCGCGACTTCACTCAATGCTCGTCGAGCAGGGGCTGCGCCACCGCGTCGGCCTCGCCGCCGAAGTCGGAATCTGGGACGTCCACCACTGCGCCCTCCACATCTCCCTCGGCGTCGATGCGATCTCCCCTTGGCTCGGCATCGCATCGGTCGAGGACGAACCCAAGTACCTCAAAGCCCTCCGCTCCGGCCTCCTCGAAGCCCAATCCATGATGGGCGTCACCCCCGCCGCCGCCTACACCGGGGCGCGGCTCATCGAGGCCATCGGTCTCTCGTTCGAGTTCCTCAACAAGGAGTTCCCCGGAGTCCCTGGCCACATCTCCGGGATCGGAGCCAACATCCTCAACTCCGAATGGCGGCAATTCCACCTTAACGCCTTCGATCCCGAAGCCGCCCTTGTGGACGCCGGTGAATTCCGCCACACCCGCGACGGCCGCAAGCACGCCAACAACGCCGAAATCGTCCGCTCGCTCCAAAGCGCCAGCGGCTACTCGAAGAAGATCCACGAACACAAGCCGGGTACCTATGAGGCGTACCAGTCGTACTCCACCTTGGTTTCAAACCGCACCCCGCTCAACCTCCTCGACCTCGTCCAGATCAAAAAGGGCGACGCCGTACCCGTCGACGAAGTCGATTCAATCGAATCCATCGTCTGGCGCTTCATGGCCCCCGGCATGAGCGAAGGCGCCCTCAGCGAACCCGCCCACCGAACTGTCGCCCGCGCCTTCAACATCCTCTTCCGCCACGCCCGCCTCAAAGGCAACTTCCAAGGCGTCGGCCCTATCGCAAACTCCGGCGAAGGCGGATTCGATAAGACAAGAATCAAACGACCCGACGGCAACCGTTCCGTCCAGTACGCTGGCGGCCGATTCACAATCACCCCCATGACCGCCGCCTGCGCCGACGAAGCCGAGGTCAAATTTGCCCAAGGCGCCAAGCCCGGCAAAGGCGGCCAACTTCCCGGCAAAAAGGTCTCGCCAACGGTCGCCCTCAGACGAGGCTGCGAACCCGGCTACGAACTTGTCAGCCCTCCCATCAACCACAACCTCTACTCCATCGAGGACGTCAAGCTGATGGTCGAAAGCTGGCGATTCCTCAATCCCAAAGTCAACTGCGCCCTCAAGTTCGTCGCCACCACCGGAATCGAAATGGTCGCCGTTGGCGGAGTCAATACCGGCGCAAACCGAATCCACATCAGCGACGGCTGCGGCGGAACTGGTGCCGCCAAACGAGTTGACCAAAAGCACGCCGGACTCCCTGCCGCCGCCGTCCTCGGCTCGGTCCACGACATGCTCATCGAGGAGGGCGTGCGCCACCTCGTCGAAGTCTCCGCCGACGGCGGAGTCCAGAACGGCGAGCAAGTCCTCAAACTCTTCCTCCTCGGCGCCGACAAAGTCGGATTCGGAACCTCGCTCCTCGTTGCGATCGGCTGTTCCATGCTGCGAAAGTGCCACCTCAGCGGAATCGATCCAACCGATCCGAACGGAAAGAGAAGACTCGGCTGCACCCCCGGAGTCGCAACCCAGGACCCCGAGTTCATCGCCCGTTTCAGCGGCAAAGCCAAGCACATCGCCCGCTACCTCACCTTCATCGCTCAAGAAGTCCGCGAGCGAATGGCCGAAGCCGGAATCCGCCACCTCGACGACGTCATCGGCAACCGAAACTTCCTCGAATCGAAACCCGGGATCACCGGCAAAGCTGCCCTCCTCGACCTCGCCGCCCTCACCGGAGCCCCCGGCGAGCATTGCGAATGGCGCGACTACCGCGCCCAAACCGAAGCCAACATGCCCAAGCATCGCCGTCAAGAGCTTGACGCGGTGACCTACATGTTCGACAAGGGCAAGAGCATCGAGATCGACGAAATGCTCACCAACGCCGACCGCTGCGTCGGAGTCGGCGCCGCCGGAATGATCGCTCGCAAACACGGCGACCAAGGCCTCCCCAAAGGCCCACTGCTATTCATCCACCGAGGCTCCGCCGGACACTACTATGCGGCCTACTCGCTCCCCGGAATGGAGTTCCACCTCCGAGGAAACATCGCCGACTCCGCCTTCACTGCCGCCTATGGCGGGCTCCTTGTCGTTTCCCCGCCCCGACGAAGAACCGGTCTCTCCCTCGTCGGCTCATGCTTCGGTTACGGAGCCCGGGGCGGAGAAGCCTTCATCGCCGGCCGCGCCGGAAACCGATTCGGAATCTGCCTCCGCAAGAACCATGAAGGCGGCTCGCCCACGCTCGTCGTCGAAGGCGTTGGCGCCAACGCCTTCCAATACATGACCGGGGGCACCGCCCTCGTCCTCGGCTCAACCGGCCCCAACCTCGGCTCCGGGATGAGCGGCGGAACTGTGTACCTCCTCGACCCAACCCCCGAAAGCCTCAACCAAGACTACGTCGGCCTCAACGAACCAACCGCCGAAGACACCATCAAAATCAAACAGCTCCTCGAAACCCACTTCAAGCAAACCGAAAGTGCCGTCGCCGAGAAGCTTCTAGTAAACTTCGACCTGAGCCGTTTCAAAGTCGTGAAGACCAATCTGGTGCCCGAATGGCTCCCAGAATGGTCCCAAGAACGAACGGCTCAAGTTCTCTGACTCAGCACCATTGCATAACCAAAGCCGAACGGCTATGCTTACAATGCAATGGTGCTCACTAGCCTCGCTTTACTTGCCACAATGCAGACAAAATTCGGTGAATTCGAAGGGAACCCGGTCTCCCTTTACACTCTCAAGAACAAGAACGGAATGGTCGCAAAGATCATGGATTACGGCGCAACCGTCGTCTCCCTCACCGCGCCCGACCGCACCGGAAAGCTCGGTGAAGTCACCCTCGGGTTCGATGAGTTCGAGAATTACCCCGAAAAGAGCCCCTACTTCGGCTGCACCGTCGGCCGATTCGGCAACCGAATCGCCAAAGGCAAGTTCAAAATCGACGGCAAAGAGTACTCGCTCCCCATCAACAACGGCCCCAACTCGCTCCACGGCGGAACCAAAGGCTTCGACAAAATGATGTGGAAGGTCCTGAGAAAGCCAACGCCAAAGAACGCCAGCATCGTCTTCCACCTCACCTCGCCCGACGGCGACCAGGGGTACCCTGGCAAGCTCGAAGTCACCGTGACCTACACGCTCACCTCAAAAAACGAGCTGAAGATCGACTACCGCGCAACCACCGACAAGGCCACCCACGTCAACCTGACGAACCACACCTACTTCAACCTCGAAGGTCCAAGCGCCAAGGATAACACCGGACACAAGGTGCAAATCCTCAGCGACTACATCACCCCCGTCTCGGCCGAGCTCATCCCAACCGGAAAGCTCATGCCCGTCAAAGGAACCGCCTTCGACCTCCGCAAGCCAACCGTCATCGCCAAAGGCATCGATGCGGATAACGAGCAAATCAAGTTCGGCGGCGGATACGACCACAACTGGGTCCTCAAGGGCCGCGGACTCCGAAAGGTCGCCGCTGTCCACGAACCCAAGACCGGTCGCTACATGGAAGTCATGACCACCGAACCCGGAATCCAGTTCTACAGCGGGAACTTCCTCGACGGAACCCTCACTGGCCACGGCGGAGCAACCTACGTCAAGCGCTTCGGTTTCTGCCTCGAAACCCAGCACTACCCCGACTCCCCCAACCACCCCAACTTCCCGTCGACGTTGCTGCGGCCCGGGAAGACGTATCGAACCACAACCGTCTACAAGTTCTCCGCGCGTTGAGCAAGGGTAGCCCCAACCAAAGGCTCTCTCTCCACCCTAAGAGTGGAAGACCAGGGATAAAGTCGATCGGAAAATGCATTTTTGTGAGGACGGCGTTTGTGAAGAACTTACCGGATCTGTTCTTAATGGCAAGTGGACCGATTCGCTCTTTATGTGCTTGCGTGCCGTAAGTCCTCGTTTTCAGTCCGTATCTTGTCAATGAAATACTAGACAGGGTTGGACTAAGTGTTTGTATAATATGTTGGTGCGAATACCTCTTCTTGCTTTGCTTTGCGGTTTTCTGCTCGGGAGCGTTGCGTCCGGTCAGACGATGCTCAAATCTAGTTCGTATTTTTTGCGGAATCAGGACGGGAACTTGATTCTATCAAGCGACTTTGACCCAAGTTTGGGCATGTTTAAGATTGTATCAAGGGATAAGAATCCCTTTCTGATTCCAGACTCTGAATACGAGATTCGGCAACAGTCGTCTGACGGTCGAAGCGAAGTAGTTTTGTCCTATGATATGGATAAAGCTGTTCCAACGTCACTGCTGTTTCGGTCAAACTCGGTCGTCAAGCGGAATCGATCCTTCATGATAAGAAAAAGCGGCAATGGCTACGCTTTAGAACTTGCTGGGGCAAACGGTTCATTTGTTGGGAATCGCAATGGGGTATTGGTGATATCTCGCAAATCGAGCGAAAAGCTGATAGTAAAGCCAGAGTGCCTGGTTAAGAGAGGGATTCATGCTGTTGCACTACCCAAGTTTGACAAAAATGGGATAGATGTATTAGGAGAAGTGATAAGTGGGCTTGGAAATGTGGATGTGGAGTTGGCTTGGCTTGCTGCATTTGGCGGGAACGCCAACGCCAAAACCCTCGTTTCAAAGTCAAAAGGAAATGTGCAGTTGACCGTAGCACTATTCTTTGACAAGAAAAATGAGTCCCAGAAGTTTCGTGACGGCCTCATGTTGATTCGTCGAAAGATTGGCAGAAACACCTTTGATCAACCATTCGGGGAGACGATAAGGCGATTGTTGGCCAGACGGCGTGGAGAGACTGTAGACCCTCCGATCGGTAGCGAAGAACTAAAGGTGGAACAGAGGATTAAACTTGGAACTGGGCTGGCCTTTGATTACCGTACGAATACCAGAGTACATGTTTGCGTGATTCCCGTCTTGGAAGATAACGCGCTTACTTCTGGCTATGCCTATTCTGATCTCGTCGATTTGATCAAGCTCATTGCAATTGAGCAGGGAGTCCAGGACATCATTAGTTTTCGTCGATCCCCTGATCATGAAAACAATCGGAATCCCCACGAGTTTCGTAAAAGTGACGGTGCCCGAATCGATAACGGCTTCAGGGAACTTCATGGAACGTTTACAAAGTGGAGAAGAACGGATTTCAGAGACTACGATAGGTGGAGTTTCGATGGTGAAACACTTCCAAACCACGGGGAATGGACCGATGAGTACAATTCGGCTTACAAGAACCAGTTTGCCTCAGCACTAAATGCCAAGGTAGTCCCACTTTTCTGGAATCGATTCTTTAATCGTCCAGGTGATTTGGACTATAAAAACACCGTAATCGCTGAGGTACCAATGTATAACCCGTTCGGGTCTAAAAATGGGGGAAACAACCTCTCTTCTCTCCTTCGTAGTTGTGTCAACAGATTGGTGCCGACTCGATAACATTAGTTTTTGGGCTTTGATGCCTCCACAGTCGCACTGTGGAGGCTTGAACATCGACTTTCCTACAAGCCGGCGAACCCAAAACTCGGCCTCGTGCATCTCTGAGGATACATCTGCAACCTTCGCACAAGCTGGACACCTCAAGTCCCACTCGTAACGCCTGATCGCCCCTCAGCCTCGGCGACCTTTCGGCTTTCGACCCTGCTTAGTCGTCGTCGTCTGTTTTCCATCCGCTGGCTTTCCGTCGCCGACTGTGGTCGAACCGCTCTTGGTCTGACCGTTCGGTCCGGTGCCGGTGCCGCTGACGTTTGCGGTTCCATCTCCGTTCTTGGTGCCCGTCGCCGTACCGCTTGCGGTTTTGCCATTCGGCCCGGTCGCGGTTCCGGAAGCCGTCGCCGAGCCGTTTCCGTACTTAACCGTCCCGCTACCTGTCGAAGTCTTGCCGTTAGGACCAGTGACGGACCCCGAGCCGCTTGCGCTGCCGGGTTTGTATTTGACGGTGCCTTGCCCGCTTGCCGATTTGCCGTTTTTGCCGGTCGCAGTTCCGCTTGCGTTCACGGTGCCCGGTCTGCTGGTGACGGTGCCGGTTGCCGTGCCCCCATTCTTTCCGTTCTTAGTGCCCGTTTTTGTCCCGTAGCTGGGTGCACTGGGCTGAGTCATGCCCGACTTTG encodes the following:
- a CDS encoding glutamate synthase-related protein — translated: MILEADACGIGFLASRKGVAQRRVVEQAIELTKNFDHRGAPGHGSGFQIDIPWGLLLDRFKDHTKLVAQHDVALGMFFLPFDSKVRQKCIEEVERISALAGVRVLDWKDVPVNPSALPEGSSALRTLPRVRQALFKRPDNMSEEGWFACRYLLRLALDEAITAFAGDEFSICSLSNRTVVYKGLCDLSRIADFYTDLQNDDFKSRYVLFHSRYCTNTTTAWRRAQPFWSIAHNGEISTINGNVAWMQAIGKDLVRNLVERFPSLDTLSQLVNSIVCPRGSDTANLDDMMIALLAGGMSFEQAMLGLLPSAESVLAQDDPLRDFYKAARVYLGACDGPAALVGCDGDVAVAHLDRNGLRPLWAQVSKDFVLAVSELTGTIDIGEIEEQRVLGPGETVLINLNNGRVSMDEKVREEVAREPFPSPVARIAQASAVEPTEKPTKEDLLSYQLAFGMTKEDIEVLLEPMSKTGKPPLGAMGDDTPMAAMLDTLPRRIEDHFKLRFAQETSPPIDPIRDAWVFDTTITLGDRSGLWRTAYGRLYSFDNPILSSGEVNWLKVQPSVAKISLLVSFGDDLEDAMDKKLKEAMEAAEGTNVLLITDVAPTHNQIALSSLRFVSRLHSMLVEQGLRHRVGLAAEVGIWDVHHCALHISLGVDAISPWLGIASVEDEPKYLKALRSGLLEAQSMMGVTPAAAYTGARLIEAIGLSFEFLNKEFPGVPGHISGIGANILNSEWRQFHLNAFDPEAALVDAGEFRHTRDGRKHANNAEIVRSLQSASGYSKKIHEHKPGTYEAYQSYSTLVSNRTPLNLLDLVQIKKGDAVPVDEVDSIESIVWRFMAPGMSEGALSEPAHRTVARAFNILFRHARLKGNFQGVGPIANSGEGGFDKTRIKRPDGNRSVQYAGGRFTITPMTAACADEAEVKFAQGAKPGKGGQLPGKKVSPTVALRRGCEPGYELVSPPINHNLYSIEDVKLMVESWRFLNPKVNCALKFVATTGIEMVAVGGVNTGANRIHISDGCGGTGAAKRVDQKHAGLPAAAVLGSVHDMLIEEGVRHLVEVSADGGVQNGEQVLKLFLLGADKVGFGTSLLVAIGCSMLRKCHLSGIDPTDPNGKRRLGCTPGVATQDPEFIARFSGKAKHIARYLTFIAQEVRERMAEAGIRHLDDVIGNRNFLESKPGITGKAALLDLAALTGAPGEHCEWRDYRAQTEANMPKHRRQELDAVTYMFDKGKSIEIDEMLTNADRCVGVGAAGMIARKHGDQGLPKGPLLFIHRGSAGHYYAAYSLPGMEFHLRGNIADSAFTAAYGGLLVVSPPRRRTGLSLVGSCFGYGARGGEAFIAGRAGNRFGICLRKNHEGGSPTLVVEGVGANAFQYMTGGTALVLGSTGPNLGSGMSGGTVYLLDPTPESLNQDYVGLNEPTAEDTIKIKQLLETHFKQTESAVAEKLLVNFDLSRFKVVKTNLVPEWLPEWSQERTAQVL
- the bla gene encoding class A beta-lactamase; its protein translation is MKKARKLPIEMLASYLLATLVTTQKSSPSLAQLDAATSGRLGAFVTDGKRVVASRPDERFSLQSVMKLVAAMAAFDAIDRGKLSLATKFTVGYEDMSMSHQPLAARVGPGKTTVVTVRELIELAVQQSDSMAVDVLVDKLGGIGVVQSFLRRKGITGVRVDRTERILQCETVGVKWKPSFRVEGVYDKEVAAMSPKARTAAQKRYMADPRDTATPRGFGYLLVKLATGKLLSKSSTEELLKVMEGTQTYPERLANSVPAPWKFGHKTGSSGTWNGMAVATNDVGIARDDSGRFVVIVCFLGDAKGDMDARNATIAKVPGASGLFGR
- a CDS encoding aldose epimerase family protein encodes the protein MQTKFGEFEGNPVSLYTLKNKNGMVAKIMDYGATVVSLTAPDRTGKLGEVTLGFDEFENYPEKSPYFGCTVGRFGNRIAKGKFKIDGKEYSLPINNGPNSLHGGTKGFDKMMWKVLRKPTPKNASIVFHLTSPDGDQGYPGKLEVTVTYTLTSKNELKIDYRATTDKATHVNLTNHTYFNLEGPSAKDNTGHKVQILSDYITPVSAELIPTGKLMPVKGTAFDLRKPTVIAKGIDADNEQIKFGGGYDHNWVLKGRGLRKVAAVHEPKTGRYMEVMTTEPGIQFYSGNFLDGTLTGHGGATYVKRFGFCLETQHYPDSPNHPNFPSTLLRPGKTYRTTTVYKFSAR